The genomic interval AATAAATCAGAGGGATTCACAGTTAAAGGGGGTGGTTGGCATTATATGTGTTAATATAAATAAATCAGAGGGATTCACAGTTAAAGGGGTGGTTGGCATTATATGTGTTAATATAAATAAATCAGAGGGATTCACAGTTAAAGGGGGTGGTTGGCATTATATGTGTTAATATAAATAAATCAGAGGGATTCACAGTTAAAGGGGGTGGTTGGCATTATATGTGTTAATATAAATAAATCAGAGGGATTCACAGTTAAAGGGGGTGGTTGGCATTATATGTGTTAATATAAATAAATCAGAGGGATTCACAGTTAAAGGGGGTGGTTGGCATTATATGTGTTAATATAAATAAATCAGAGGGATTCACAGTTAAAGGGGTGGTTGGCATTACATGTTAATTGTCGTAAACCGTACAATTCGAAAAAcacatttgttataaaataatatttgtatTAGTGTTGCGATGTTATTATATATAaagcattataaactgggtggttcgagccctgattgctgattggctgacagctgtggtatatcagaccgtataccaaaGGTATGACATTTTTACTGcgctaattatgttggtaaccagtttgtaACAGCAATAAAGCGTCTCAGGgtgtgtgatatatggccaatataccacggctacggGCTGTGTTctattttcttattttatttatttaaatgtttttttatttttttttttacttcagtttattttagtaaatatttttcttagcacttatttttcttaaaaaggcattgttggttaaagggcttgtcagtaagcatttcactgtaagtctaTACACCTGTTGGattttggcgcatgtgacaaataacatttgatttatccaggcactctgcgttgggTCATGCCTTAAGAACAGCCctcagccgtggtatattggccatataccacacaccctcGGGCCTTATTACTTAATCATAAAATGTGTGGTTTGCAACACTTAACACCCAATGTTAAATATAAGCAACATGAATTTTAAGTGGCTATACTATACATCTCTGGACATGTGATGAGCATTTCGCATTGAACTCACCTTTTTGACCACAGACTGTTTCGGAGGTGCAGAATTGCCTTGTTGACAACCTGCAAAGGCGTGCAATTTAGAATGATGATTTCTGGTCTGGTAATTACAAAGATCGTCCACTAGATGGTGACAAAACTGTTTATTTCTAGGATCTCGTCTAAGAGaattgtgttttgtttttttcatgtTTTGATCGGCTACAGGCACGATAGATCTGCAccagaggctcctctgtcctccactcgttacctgtattaatggcacctgtttggcACGATAGACCTGCACccgaggctcctctgtcctccactcgttacctgtattaatggcacctgtttgaacttgttatcagtataaaagtccaggacctcaaacagtcacactccaagctccactatggccaagaccaaagagctgtcaaaggacaccagaaacaaaattgtagacctgcaccaggctgggaagactgactctgcaacaggtaagcagcttgatttgaagaaatcaactgtgggagcaattattagggaatggaagacatacaagaccactgataatctccctcgatctgggactccacgcaagatctcaccccgtggggtcaaaatgatcacaagaacggtgagcaaaaatcccagaaccacacagggggacctagtgaatgacctgcagagagctggtactgactaacaaagcctaccatcagtaacacactacgccacaagggactcaaatcctacagtgccagacgtgtccccctgcttaagccagtacatgtccaggcccttctgaagtttgctagagagcatttggatgatccagaagaagattgggagaatgtcatatggtcagatgaaaccaaaatataactttttggtaaaaactcaactcgtcgtgtttggaggagaaagaatgctgagttgcatccaaagaacaccatacctactgtgaagcatgggggtggaaacatcatgctttggggctgtttttctgcaaagggaccaggacgactgatccgtgtaaaggaaagaatgaatggggccatgtatcgtgagattttgagtgaaaacctctttccatcagcaagggcattgaagatgaaacgtggctgggtctttcagcatgacaatgatcccaaacacaccgcccgggcaacgaaggagtggcttcgtaagaagcatttcaaggtcctggggtggcctagccagtctccagatctcaaccccatagaaaatctttggagggagttgaaagtccacattgcccagcaacagccccaaaacatcactgctctagaggagatctgcatggaggaatgggccaaaataccagcaacagtgtgtgaaaaccttgtgaagacttacagaaaacgtttggcttctgtcattgccaacaaagggtatataacaaagtattgagataaacttttgttattgaccaaatacttattttccaccataatttgtaaataaattcataaaaaatcctacaatgtgattttatggattttttttctcattttgtctgtcatagttgaagtgtacctatgatgaaaattacaggcctctctcatctttttaagtgggagaacttgcacagctggtggctgactaaatacttttttgccccactgtatatatacacacacacatgctgtcatcaaggcaaagggtggctactttgaagaatctagaatatgtttggatttgtttaatgaTTTTTAGTTTTTTTGGTTAAGTGTGGGTCGTCAGTACCAAGGGTAGTCAGTACCAATGCCAAGGAATAGTCCAAGGCCAATGTCAAGGGTAGTCAGGTACCAATGCCAAGGGTGGTCAGTACTAAGGGTAGTCAGTACCAAGGCCAAGGGTAGTCAGTACCAAGGGTAGTCAGTACCAATGCCAAGGGTAGTAAGTTCCAAGGCCAAGGGTAGTCAGTACCAATGCCAAGGGTAGTCAGTACCAAGGCCAAGGGTAGTCAGTACCAAGGCCAAGGGGAGTCAGTACCAATGCCAAGGGTAAGTAAGTGCCAAGGCCAAGGATTGTCAGTACCAAGGCCAAGGGTAGTCAGTACCAAGGGTAGTCAGTACCAAGGCCAAGGGTAGTTAGTACCAAGGGTAGTCAGTACCAAGGCCAGGGGTAACAAGTGCCAAGGCCAAGGATTGTCAGTACCAAGGCCAAGGGTAGTCAAGGCCAAGGGTAGTCAGTACCAAGGGTAGTCAGTACCAAGGGTAGTCAGTACCAAGGATTGTCAGTACCAAGGCCAAGGGTAGTCAAGGCCAAGGGTAGTCAGTACCAAGGGTAGTCAGTATCAAGGGTAGTCAGTACCAAGGGTAGTCCGTACCAAGTCCAAGCTTAGTCAGTAGCAAGGCCAAGGGTAGTCAGTACCAAGTCCAAGCTTAGTCAGTACCAAGGCCAAGGATTGTCTGTACCAAGGTCAAGGGTAGTCAGTACCAAGGGTAGTCAGTACCAAGGCCAAGGGTAGTCAGTACCATGGGTAGTCAGTACCAAGGCCAAGGGTAATCAGTACCAAGGCCAAGGGTAGTCAGTACCAAGGGTAGTCGGTACCAAGGCCAAGGGTAGTCAGTACCAAGGGTAGTCAGTACCAAGGGTAGTCAGTACCAAGGGTAGCCAGTACAAAGGGTAGTCAGTACCAAGGCCAAGGGTGttcatgtcccaaatggcacactattccctacatactactTTAAAACCAGAGCTTTAACTTTCTGTTTCATacctcactctgcctctcctctcccagcagcAGTAGTCCTGTTGTTTCTGATGGATAGaaactctgtgtgtgtttgtatttccctTCTGATAAGAAACTCTCCCTTCCTCTGAGTAAACACGTACAACTCAGAGTCAGGAGAAGCTGGATGAGTGAAAAAGAAGGAAGGGGTAGAGAGTGAGCTTGAAAAagttagaggagagagggcagagggattgagggagggagggagagagggcagagggagggagggagggatgtagagagggagggagagagggcagatggagggatagggcagagggagggagggagagagggcagatgagggaggaggggcagagggagggagggagggcagagggagatagagagggcgaagagagggagatagagagggcagagggagggagggagggaggcagagggagatagagagggtaggagggagggagggaggggagcagagggagatagagagggcagagggagggagggagggcagagggagatagagagggcgaagagagggagatagagagggcagagggagggagaggtacatCTGAGAATCTGACTGAACACTACTTGAATGCAACATTAACAGAGACATTATAAACTCCTGGAATATaagtcccaaacagcaccctattcccgatgtgGTGCAAGGccactggtcaaacgtagtgcactacatagggaatatgccactggtcaaacgtagtgcactacatagggaatagtgtgccataggccactggtcaaacgtagtgcactatatagggaataggccactggtcaaacgtagtgcactacatagggaatagggtgccataggccactggtcaaacgtagtgcactacatagggaatagggtgccataggccactggtcaaacgtagtgcactacatagggaatagggtgccataggccactggtcaaacgtagtgcactacatagggaatagggtgccataggccactggtcaaacgtagtgcactatatagggaataggccactggtcaaacgtagtgcactatatagggaataggccactggtcaaacgtagtgcactacatagggaatagtgtgcactaggccactggtcaaacgtagtgcactacatagggaatagtgtgccatttgggacaagtataagagaaggaggagggctgTCATTACAGAGAGGTAGTTCAGGAATGTTGTTTGTGTTCAGATCTAATCAACTTCCTCAGTTCTGTTTAGCTCTCTGGCACACAAATATCATACCGCCCAataatgctaacctcccctgttattgtaatggtgagaggttagcatgtatCGGGGGTATATGATTTAAAATGCtaccctcccctgttattgtaatggtgagaggttacatgtcttggaggtatatgatatgacatgctaacctcccctgttattgtaatggtgagagattagcatgtctTGAGGGTATGATATatgatgctaacctcccctgttattgtaatggtgagagattagcatgtcttggggtatatgatatgaaatgctaacctcccctgttattgtaatggtgagagattagcatgtcttggggtatatatatgaaatgctaacctccctgttattgtaatggtgagagattagcatgtcttgggggtatatgatatgaaatgctaacctcccctgttattgtaatggtgagagattagcatgtcttggggtatatgatatgaaatgctaacctccctgttattgtaatggtgagagattagcatgtctGTGAGGCAGTGACAAGCCGAATTTGAGtgattcagcctcctgaggcatgtcttgggggtatatgatatgaaatgctaacctccctattattgtaatggtgagagattagcatgtcttgggggtatatgatatgaaatgctaacctcccctgttattgtaatggtgagaggttagcatgtcttgggggtatatgatatgaaatgctaacctcccctgttattgtaatggtgagaggttagcatgtcttggaggtatatgatatgaaatgctaacctcccctgttattgtaatggtgagaggttagcatgtcttgggggtatatgatatgaaatgctaacctcccctgttattgtaatggtgagaggttagcatgtcttgggggtatgatatatgatgctaacctcccctgttattgtaatggtgagagattagcatgtcttgggggtatgatatatgatgctaacctcccctgttattgtaatggtgagaggttagcatgtcttgggggtatatgatatgaaatgctaacctcccctgttattgtaatggtgagaggttagcatgtcttggaggtatatGATATTTGTgggtctgtaactttctcactctcCACAATCATGGTACCGTCCACATGGATGTAgacgtgtttagaaacatattatattcttatttacaataaaagagACTCTAAAGTGACACGTTATTTACCACTGATTTCTATTGGGCACATCATAATCtgacacaaccaaaacaaacagcaaatgcatccaacaagattgtagagtcacaagcttgatgtgaTCATCTGGTACtcggaatatgggaccaaatacttaactatttactactttaatacacatatacataACTATATACCACTTTACATAAAGTACACATAtaggtgaatttgtcccaatacttttggtcctaTAAAATGGGGGatactttgtaaaaaaaaatgctataatttctaaacggttcaccaaattaaagctgacagtttgCAGTTTAACCTCGTAGTCGTTGTATAAtgtcaaatccaaagtgctgaagTACAAAACAACTAAACATATGTCAcggacactgagtgtacaaaacattatgaacacctgctctttccatgacattgactgaccgggtgaaatctatgatcccttattgatgtcacttgttaaatccacttcagtcagtgtagatgaagggaggacaggacaggttaaagaaggatgtttaaagCCTTGAGATAttagagacatggattgtgtatgtgtgccattcagagggtgaatgggcaaatcTATTTAAGTggcttttgaacagggtatgttaGTAGGAGCCAGACACACCGGTtcatgtcaagaactgcaacgctgctgggttttggTCAACTCAGTGTAGAATTAtggttaaaaaaaacacagaaacTAAAGTCATTTGGGTAAGAAACCTGCTACCTTTCAATAGAATGGGCTCATCAGAtgagacagtgtgtgtttgtggtgagaGACGCCTGGTGGCACAGAGAATAAATCAGACAGTTTTCTATTTCCAACACtccattatacactactgtcctTATTTGggtctcccccatctccctctctcccccatctctccctctctcccccatctccctctctctcccccatctccctctctctcccccatctccctctctctcccccatatctccctctctcccccatctccctctctctccccctcccatctccctctctctcccccatctccctctcccccatctccctctctttccccatctccctctatctcccccatatctcccctctctccctccccccatctccctctctctcccccatatctccctctctctccccccatctccctctctcccccatatctccctctctctcccccatctccctctcccctctcccccatctccctctctctcccccatctcccccatctcccctcccatctccccctcccccatctccctctctctcccccccatctcccctctccccccccatctccctctctctccccccccctctctctctcccccccatctccctctctccccccatatctcccctctctctccccccatctccctctctctcccccccccatctccctctctctcccccatatctccctctctctcccccatctccctctctcccccatctccctctctctcccccatctcctctctctcccccatatctccctctctctcccccatctccctctctctcccccatatctccctctctctcccccatctccctctctctcccctcccatctcccctctccccccccatctcccccacccatctaaatcaaatcaaattgatttaaatagcccttcgtacatcagctgatatctcaaagtgctgtacagaaacccagcctaaatccccaaacagcaagcaatgcaggtgtagaagcacggtggctaggaaaaactccctagaaaggccaaaacctaggaagaaatctagagaggaaccaggctatgtggggtggccagtcctcttctggctgtgccgggtggagattataacagaacatggccaagatgttaaaatgttcataaatgaccagcatggtccaataataataaggcagaacagttgaaactggagcagcagcacggccaggtggactggggacagcaaggagtcatcatgtcaggtagtcctgaggcatggtcctagggctcaggtcctccgagagagagaaagaaagagagaaagagagaatcagagagagcacacttaaattcacacaggacaccaaataggacaggagaagtactccagatataacaaactgaccctagccccccgacacataaactactgcagcataaatactggaggctgagacaggaggggtccggagacactgtggccccatccgaggacacccccggacagggccaaacaggaaggatataaccccacccactttgccaaagcgcagcccccacaccactagagggatatcttcaaccaccaacttaccatcctgagacaaggctgagtatagcccacaaagatctccgccacggcacaacccaaggggggggggcgccaacccagacaggatgatcacatctttgactcaacccactcaggtgatgcacccctcccagggacggtatgagagagccccagtaagccagtgactcagcccctgtaatagggttagaggcagagaatcccaatgGAAAGAAGAGAACCGGCCAGGcggagacagcaagggcggttcgttgctccagagcctttccgttcaccttcccactcctgggccagactacactcaatcatatgacccactgaagagatgtgtcttcagtaaagacttaaaggttgagaccgagtttgcgtctctgacatgggtaggcagaccgttccgtaaaaatggagctctataggagaaagccctgcctccagctgtttgtttagaaattctagggacaattaggaggcctgcgtcttgtgaccgtagcgtacgtgtaggtatgtacggcaggaccaaatcagataggtaggagcaagcccatgtaatgctttgtaggttagcagtaaaaccttgaaatcagcccttgctttgacaggaagccagtgtagggaggctagcactggagtaatatgatcaaattttttggttctagtcaggattctagcagccgtatttagcactaactgaagtttatttagtgctttatccgggtagccggaaagtagagcattgcagtagtctaacctggaagtgacaaaagcatggattcatttttctgcatcatttttggacagaaagtttctgatttttgcaatgttacgtagatggaaaaaagctgtccttgaaatggtcttgatatgttcttcaaaagagagatcagggtccagagtaacgccgaggtccttcacagttttatttgagacgactgtacaaccattaagattaattgtcagattcaacagaagatctctttgtttcttgggacctagaacaagcatctctgttttgtctgagtttaaaagtagaaagtttgcagccatccactttcttatgtctgaaacacaggcttctagcgagggcaattttggggcttcaccatgtttcattgaaatgtacagctgtgtgtcatccgcatagcagtgaaagttaacattatgttttcgaatgacatccccaagaggtaaaatatatagtgaaaacaatagtggtcctaaaacggaaccttgaggaacgccaacatttacagttgatttgtcagaggacaatccattcacagagacaaactgatatctttccgacagataagatctagataagatctcatctcctctctctcccccatctccctctccatttctctctccatctttcactCACCTCTCTGTAGCCTGCACTGTCACACAGAAATATGTTTCTGGTCTCGGGAGGAACAGAACAATGTTTTTCTTGAGCTTTTGGGAAATTCCAAACCAATGACACCGACAGGAACCTACTACacccccccatcctctctccccctcactgcccttagagaagcaggagagagagacagagagagagagagagagagagagagagagagagagagaggaggacggatCGTTGGGGAGTTTCCAGTCAAAATGATTCAGCTCGCCTAACAGAATACAGTGTCCTTCACTGAGGGACGCTCAGGGATTATTACGGGGAATGGAGATTGTAATACTAGTTTCATTATTGTCTCTGTATTGTGACTTCACCGGTAAGTTAGACGTCTGTTCTAGTGCAATGTTGTGATACAGGTACTTGGTAAATTAGATTTCTGGTCTAGAACAATGTTGTGATACAGGTGCTTGGTAAATTACATTCTACTGAGATTACATCGGGAATTGTTCTAAAATAGTCGTACCATTGATCATTTAACTATTTGATTTTAGGATTCCTGTTAGtatcccccaaaaaatatttacaAGGGAATATATATTTAGCTTttgacacatggacacacacacacacacacacacacacacacacacacacacacacacacacacacacacacacacacacacacacacacacacacacacacacaccgcaatgTATTTATAGTTTACCTGAGAGTTTCCCGTTTCCATAGTGATGTCATAGTAGTTTGTTTACCAAAAGGTTCGGACGCCACAGACGGAAGTTGGCACATCGgcggtaccgacttcagacgagtcccgtggggTTTGTGATGGTCGTAGAGCAGAACGGGGAACACATTCAtattcgtgagagtctcatcgtTCCACTGTAGCCACTTTCCACAGCAGATGCAGAATGACGACAAAAGGCGGATGCAGTAGACTGAGACGCAGCCAACACAAAAAACAGCTTCAACAGAcgtattttgatggggattttatTACTATATCAATTAGATTGACGCAATCGACTCCTAATAACTTAGGTGTTTTTCTGTTTCGTTTTTCTATTTTagtactttatttatttaatatgaaGTATTTTGAAATTGATAAATTGGACAGCCTGTGTGTTTCGTGGTACTTATTAGGGCAGAGTGAAATAGTATTTGGAGTCCAAAGACTCTGTGTGGATCTGGCTGTAggccagtgtatgtgtgtgtgtgtgtgtgtgtgtgtgtgtgtgtgtgtgtgtgtgtgtgtgtgtttggcatcACAGAGCACAATGGCAGGAAGAGGAGGGTCCAGATGTTGTCTGTGTTGCCATAGTGATAACTAGAGGTCATGAGAAGCATGGGGTCTGCTAGTACGGgagatgtactgtgtgtgtgtgtgtgtgtgtgtcaacttcTGGGTTATGGAGTGTAACATGTAGTTGATTAACATACAGATAGATAAACATTAGACAATAATATCGTCCTGTTTGGTTTGAACAATAAAATGAACAATAACAGAACAATACCGTTTTCACTTGGTCCTTGGTCTTCCAGATGCTGAGTGCCTGGTGATCAGTCCTGCCAGGCTGGTGGTGAAGTATGgagacccagcctcctctaactgCAGCTCAGATACCCCTGTAGAGATGGGCTGGGAAGCCACCCAGGGAGGGGTTGGTCTAACAGACAACAAGGTGAAGATCCTAAACTGGAAggtggacaggtgagagaggcaGACTTGTTACACAGCTGAGACTTTTAAAACTTGTAAAAAAAACACCTTTTTAGTTTGACTTTAATGTTATTTAGCTTCGATGGTCTTTAATGATTGGTTTTActattattttatacatttattcATCGCTTGTATTGccttctgttttttattttcattgatttattttaaatacactttaaatatttcatttgatttgacagtGTGACTGACTGGAAGATCAAACCTACATGCTTCACAGACGGAGGCCAGTGTCAGAAAGAGTTAAACATCACAGTTTATAGTGagtgacatctctctctcttatcttctcTGGTGTTTCTGAATGTAACTCTTAGTATGGCTCTGCACTGTTAATCACTGTGTGTTTCCATTCCTCCACAGAGCTTCCAGACAGTGTTTCCATCAGCTACAGGAAGTACCCTGATCCGATGGTTGAGGGGCATCAGTACCTGCTGCAGTGTCTTGTCCAGAACATCGCTCCTATTGGGAGACTCAGGGTGACCTTCTACAAAGTCTCTACCACAGGTGAACAGACAGAattagacacacaacagaaatcCAAGGACAACATCAACACACCAGAGAATGGGACCTACACCCTGGACTTCACCCCTGGTAGAGATGATGACGGGGCCCAGTTGTTGTGTTCAGCCATGTTGGATCTGGGACCAGAGGGACCCCAACCTCCTCCTGTAATGGACTCAAACCGCCTCAACACCAACGTGCACTGTGAGTCCTTCTTGTTCTCTGTCTACACACATTTAGTACAACTGTTAGTTAATTAGATACCAGACGAGTCATGACGTTGACGCATGTTGTTTTCACTTCATTTTCTCTCATTAATCaacttgtttctctctctctctcactcacacacacacacacacacacacacacactcactcactcactcactcactcactcactcactcactcactcactcactcactcactcactcactgtcccCCCTCAGACAAGCCTCAGATCACTAGTCCTGGATGTTTCTCCATGAGCATCACGGAGGGTGACACCCTATCACTTAACTGTAGTGCAAATGGTAACCCTGCCCCCTCCTACGATTGGTTGCTCCCCCAAGCCGACCCCAACACCATGGAAGAGAGATCCGTAGTGACCATCACCAACATGGCCAAGTCTCACTCTGGAGAGTACACCTGCATCGCCATCAACCCCCTGGGAAACAGCACCTGTACTGTTAACGTGGAGGTCACAGGTGAGACAGATGGTTGATTGGTTGGATGGTTCATTgaatgattggttgattggttggatGGATCATTGAATGATTGGTTGATTGGATGGATGATTGGTTGGATGGTTGATTGGTTGGATGGATCATTGAATGATTGGTTGACTGGATGGATGATTGGTTGGTTGGATGGTTGATTGGTTGGATTGATCATTGCATGATTGGTTGGTTGGATGGATGATTGGTTGGATGGTTGATTGGTTGGATGGTTCATTgactgattggttggttggttggatggATGATTGGTTGGATGGTTGATTGGTTGGATGGTTGATTGGTTGGGTGGTTCATTGACTGATTGGTTGGTTAcgtggaaagtattcagaccccttgactttttccaaattgtgtcactttacagccatattctaaaattgattaaattgttccccccctcataaatctacccagaataccccataatgacatcacaataccccataatgacaaagcaaaaacaggtttttagacattttttgcaaatttataataaATAGAaaactgtatcacatttccataagtattc from Oncorhynchus tshawytscha isolate Ot180627B unplaced genomic scaffold, Otsh_v2.0 Un_scaffold_8217_pilon_pilon, whole genome shotgun sequence carries:
- the LOC112216993 gene encoding vascular cell adhesion protein 1 isoform X2, with the protein product MEIVILVSLLSLYCDFTDAECLVISPARLVVKYGDPASSNCSSDTPVEMGWEATQGGVGLTDNKVKILNWKVDSVTDWKIKPTCFTDGGQCQKELNITVYKLPDSVSISYRKYPDPMVEGHQYLLQCLVQNIAPIGRLRVTFYKVSTTGEQTELDTQQKSKDNINTPENGTYTLDFTPGRDDDGAQLLCSAMLDLGPEGPQPPPVMDSNRLNTNVHYKPQITSPGCFSMSITEGDTLSLNCSANGNPAPSYDWLLPQADPNTMEERSVVTITNMAKSHSGEYTCIAINPLGNSTCTVNVEVTVDYLPIFAGLAAAVVVILLVISCFTYSSYYKHRRMGHYQLKDVLPRRHKNKHVVQHNRMDQSFM
- the LOC112216993 gene encoding vascular cell adhesion protein 1 isoform X1 yields the protein MTTKGGCSRLRRSQHKKQLQQTYFDGDFITISIRLTQSTPNNLDAECLVISPARLVVKYGDPASSNCSSDTPVEMGWEATQGGVGLTDNKVKILNWKVDSVTDWKIKPTCFTDGGQCQKELNITVYKLPDSVSISYRKYPDPMVEGHQYLLQCLVQNIAPIGRLRVTFYKVSTTGEQTELDTQQKSKDNINTPENGTYTLDFTPGRDDDGAQLLCSAMLDLGPEGPQPPPVMDSNRLNTNVHYKPQITSPGCFSMSITEGDTLSLNCSANGNPAPSYDWLLPQADPNTMEERSVVTITNMAKSHSGEYTCIAINPLGNSTCTVNVEVTVDYLPIFAGLAAAVVVILLVISCFTYSSYYKHRRMGHYQLKDVLPRRHKNKHVVQHNRMDQSFM
- the LOC112216993 gene encoding vascular cell adhesion protein 1 isoform X3, with protein sequence MGWEATQGGVGLTDNKVKILNWKVDSVTDWKIKPTCFTDGGQCQKELNITVYKLPDSVSISYRKYPDPMVEGHQYLLQCLVQNIAPIGRLRVTFYKVSTTGEQTELDTQQKSKDNINTPENGTYTLDFTPGRDDDGAQLLCSAMLDLGPEGPQPPPVMDSNRLNTNVHYKPQITSPGCFSMSITEGDTLSLNCSANGNPAPSYDWLLPQADPNTMEERSVVTITNMAKSHSGEYTCIAINPLGNSTCTVNVEVTVDYLPIFAGLAAAVVVILLVISCFTYSSYYKHRRMGHYQLKDVLPRRHKNKHVVQHNRMDQSFM